ACAAAGTTTTTCCCTTACCTTTTTGTTATTATTATGCAAACTTGAAAGCCCGCAGGTTACTTAGGGGCCAATAGTTCAAGTCTACTTCAAGTAGATTTAAAGATTTTATAGTCCACTTGAGACGACTTTAACTATAAGCCAAGGATTTTAATCCTTAGCATTTGTTGTGTAAGCTTACTTAATTTCTATTTTGTTATTATTATGCAAACTTGAAAGCCCGCAGGTTACTTAGGGGCCAATAGTTCAAGTCTACTTCAAGTAGATTTAAAGATTTTATAGTCCACTTGAGACGACTTTAACTATAAGCCAAGGATTTTAATCCTTAGCATTTGTTGTGTAAGCTTACTTAATTTCTATTATTGATCATATGAAAACTTGCAACTATGCTTTTGGAGCCGACTTTTGCCGTTTGACTGGAACTACCTCGAACTCAAAAGTAGCAATACGGCGATCGCCAACATAAACTTCTATTTTATGCTTACCCATAGGATCACCATTTGCGATCGTCCAAGAGTTTGTAATTACACCATCTTTGATTGAGTCTGTGCGTTGAATATTTGCTGCTGTACCATCAGGTGACAATGAGAAATTATCAGTGTTACTTGTTGCCCAACTTTCAGGACGTTTTGGTAATTGAAGAACTTCTCGCCATGTTACCTCACCCTGGTAGTCTTTGAGTTGAATCCGCCAACCATAGGCTATTCCCTCTTGCAGTGGCACTTTGGTTGTGGGAATGAGGGTAGTTTTCCCGTTTTTTTCAACCCTGAGAACTCCAAATTCAGCTTTACTTACAATAATTGGTTTAGCAGTTGTATTTTTCTGCACTTGTCTATTGGGTAATTTAACTGCTTCCACAGCCATAACTGGTGATATCAACCAAGACAAAGCTAATCCAACACTACAAACCCAAACTTTCGACTGCATAATTTTTTTAGTATATAGTGATATTTATTCATAAATAAGCAACCTCTTTTTTTCAGATAAATTATTAACACTTTTGAGGTATAAAAATTTTGGAAGTTTAGGTCAAACTTCAAAAGTTAAACAATTTCACAAAACTTACCAATTACAGACTATAGACTGCTAATAAAAATCGAGTGGAAAACGCGTCTACAAATAGACACAATCCCACTCATAATTTTTGCTAATCACTCATTGAGGGGTGACCCTATGAGCTAATTGTTGAAGATAGCCTCAATAAATTAACGAGACTCTGTTCCTTGATTTGGGCTACCTGCTACAGTATCTTCCCCAGCTGCTTCTGGTGTAGCCGATTCTTTGGCGTCAGATTGAGCAGCAGTACCAGTCTTGCGGATATCTTCTTCAATAGGGGTTTGATAACCACCAGAAGCAGCACCAGAAGCAGAAGGTGTCGTTTCTTTTTCGTTTCCTTTCTCAGACATATTGTTTACTCCTTATCATTTAGTCACTGGCAACAGTTTAAAAAAATCAAAGGTACAGATTCATCTTTCTAAAATCTGGTTTATCTGATATCTTTGTATGTCTGAAGGATTATTTTGCACTCCCTAATTTGGGTAGAGGAGATCGGGTATTAGGGATCGAGTATCGGAGATTGAGTATTAAGTATTACTTACCCTTGTTCTTAAAAAACATCCCACTCTTTCTTTCTAAGGAGTGGGATGCTGTTTTTTAGGAAAAAACCGTCAATACGGTTATCTCGCTGCGCGAGGAAGGCAGAAGGCACCAGGGCAGGAGGCATCTATGTTGAGTTGTCGGTTGAGCAGCCCTATTGCCGTCCGAGCTTTTGGGTTTAAGACCCCCGCTAAAACGAAGTTTAGCGGATACGAATTGCTGGTGGGTATAATCCCCCAGGAACATCGCTCCTTGTGCCTTCTGTCTCCAGCATAGCTGCCTTCTTCAAGTTTTATCTGTAGATACCGTTGTTAAAACGATCAAATCCTTCGGTATAGACTGGTTCTACTTCTGTAACTTTGAAGTTATCTAGGTTAGCTTGGAGGATTTGTTTTTGACGTTCGCTTAATCCTTTAATGTTCAATACATCCTCTACCTCTTTGTAAGGAGCATTTTTGATAATTTTGCCTGCTAGGGTAGGATACAAGCCGGGATATTTCTGAAAAGCTCGCACATTGGTGTTATTTAAATCAATTTTGTCACCATATACATCTGCAAGCTTGGCATCTGCTGGGTTACGCAGGCTGGTAATTTGTTCAACCGCTAAAACAGAAACCGATGGCAAAGCAAAACTATTCAAATTGCTTGCTTGGGCTATCTGAGGCGTACCTAACCATGCCAAGCATCCTACCAACAAAAAACTAAAGACTGTTAATAAACGCACCAATTTTTTCACGATTTTTCCACCTCTTTCCATTAAACCGAAATAAAAAGTTTTCAGCTAGTAGCGCTTAGTTCAAGGCTGTAAAGGCCTCCAGGGTAGGAAAAGTTTTGCAACAAAGTTCACCAAATTAGCTCAAGGGCTTGTATGGTTTCTGTTTGCCTTGACTTTATCCTACTTTCAGGGATGGATGAGGGCTAAACCCTATAAAAACCAACCCATAAGGCATCTACTGATTATGTTGTTGATCCCTTCGCTGATAGCTATTCGCTTTATCAGCACACAGCAGTCATCAGAAACTAATATACAGCGTATTAATATCCACAATCTTTGCAGACACTATGATTGACCCAAGTTTTGCTAAAAATTTTTCAAATTAGCAATAATACTTATGCAAAAAACTAACTAAATTGGCTCAAATCTCAGAAAAAGCTAACTTGATTGTCAATTTTATTTACAAAATTTAATATTATCTACGCTTTCTTCTCAAGGAACACAGGGGTAGGTTTTGAGTCTTAGACGGTTTAACCATAAGTCTGATACCTTTGGCAGACAGGAAGACAAGGAGGACAAGGGAGACGACTTGGAGGACAAGGAGGACAAGGGAGAAGATGGTGAAATAATATTACCAATAAGAAAGCCTGCTGAAACAGCAGGCAAAAACACAACAGAACTATGAACAACCTATGTGTAATAAACTTTATGATTTAACCGAAATATTTCATCTCTGCCTCTAGCTGGCGAATGAGGTTTTCATCGCCCTTAGCTCTAGCTACTTCCAAGCGATGCTGTAAACTTCTTTTAATGTTCTCTCTATGAGCTTCTCGTGCTTTTTTAACTACTTCCGTTCTGTTTGTAATCATAAGGTTTTATCTTGTCGAATCGTCCTTAAATTATGTCTTGTGATCTTAACATAACAAAAATTTAGTTGCATATGTTACAGAAAAAACAAACTTAATAATATAACGATAATTACTTATGTCAAAGAATCAAGAAAAACCACAGAGACTGCTAACTTTACTAAGTGATTTTGGCGATCGCGATGTGTATGTAGGCGTAATGAAAGGAGCGATCGCCCAAATTAACCCCAAGCTCAAGGTGATAGACTTAACACACCAAATTCCGCCACAAAATATTGTCGCAGCTAGGTTTTGTCTCATGGATGCTTACCCTTACTTTCCTGAGGGAACAGTACATGTAGCGGTGGTAGATCCAGGTGTGGGAGGGCAAAGAAGAGCGATCGCTGTAGAATTTGCCAATGGATACTTGGTAGGGCCAGATAACGGCTTATTTAGTGGAGTGTTGACTCACAGTCCTGTTATTGCTGCGATGGAACTGACAAATCCTGATTACTGGCGCACTTCAAATCCTAGCACTACATTTCATGGTCGAGATATATTTGCCCCAGTGGGGGCGCATCTGGCTAGTGGTGTTTCCCTCCAACAGCTAGGAACACAAATAAATCCAGAAAGCTTAGTCAAGTTAAAAATAGCTGAATACAGCCAAAGCGAGAATATAATCACAGGTTGTATTCAATATATTGATCACTTTGGTAACTTAGTCAGTAACATCCCTGGAACTTACATCCAAGACAAAAGCTGGAGCGTGCTTGTGGGTGACAAAATCATACCAGGAAGCGGAACTTATGGAGATGTGGAAATTGGGGATGCGATCGCCCTTGTTGGCAGTCACGGTTGGGTAGAACTAGCGATCAATAGCGGTAATGCGCGATCGCAACTACAGATGAATTTGGGAGATACCATACAAGTAGTAATCGAGGTGGGGAGATGGGGAGATGGGGAGGTAGGGAGATAGGGAGGTGGGGAGTAACTATAAGAAAACAACCAACAACCAACCATCAACCACCAACAAATAACAACCAACAACCAACTA
Above is a genomic segment from Fischerella sp. JS2 containing:
- the psbU gene encoding photosystem II complex extrinsic protein PsbU, with translation MERGGKIVKKLVRLLTVFSFLLVGCLAWLGTPQIAQASNLNSFALPSVSVLAVEQITSLRNPADAKLADVYGDKIDLNNTNVRAFQKYPGLYPTLAGKIIKNAPYKEVEDVLNIKGLSERQKQILQANLDNFKVTEVEPVYTEGFDRFNNGIYR
- a CDS encoding SAM-dependent chlorinase/fluorinase; its protein translation is MSKNQEKPQRLLTLLSDFGDRDVYVGVMKGAIAQINPKLKVIDLTHQIPPQNIVAARFCLMDAYPYFPEGTVHVAVVDPGVGGQRRAIAVEFANGYLVGPDNGLFSGVLTHSPVIAAMELTNPDYWRTSNPSTTFHGRDIFAPVGAHLASGVSLQQLGTQINPESLVKLKIAEYSQSENIITGCIQYIDHFGNLVSNIPGTYIQDKSWSVLVGDKIIPGSGTYGDVEIGDAIALVGSHGWVELAINSGNARSQLQMNLGDTIQVVIEVGRWGDGEVGR